A genome region from Helicobacter jaachi includes the following:
- the waaC gene encoding lipopolysaccharide heptosyltransferase I, giving the protein MKLAQHSHVFKIAIVRLSSLGDVIVGACALPFIRTTLEQMYPQGVSITWVVDSVFAQVLQNSPCIENLTIISLKKEGIKALPIIVRELAQIGYYDKVIDMQGLIKSALCARLIKGREYWGFAWDSIKEPVASLCYTKKVHMAYSEHILKRNMHLLCAAFNIPYNQAYDYYASRGSAFGVDKDASARVKEVFIESIPPDSIKSHKTQYVLLVLESSLESKSYPVSLFAEVIEQLCVHRHIYILLLWHNSNKAKILKTSFANVHNVVLLPHLNLNEVKALMQKIDVTIGGDTGITHLAWAMQRASLTLYGNTPPKRFALNGEHNRFLCGSENPNYKKDDFSIAHILPSAVYESAMMILQDVGQSKICSDIQ; this is encoded by the coding sequence GTGAAGTTAGCCCAACATAGCCATGTATTTAAAATAGCTATCGTGCGCTTATCAAGCCTTGGCGATGTGATTGTGGGAGCATGCGCCCTGCCTTTTATCCGCACGACTTTGGAGCAGATGTATCCGCAGGGCGTGAGTATTACTTGGGTTGTGGATAGTGTGTTTGCTCAAGTGCTGCAAAATAGCCCATGTATTGAGAACCTCACTATTATTTCACTTAAAAAAGAGGGTATAAAGGCTTTGCCTATAATTGTTAGAGAACTTGCTCAAATAGGGTATTATGATAAAGTTATTGACATGCAAGGGCTTATTAAATCTGCTTTGTGTGCACGACTTATTAAAGGTCGGGAGTATTGGGGCTTTGCGTGGGATTCTATAAAAGAGCCTGTGGCAAGTCTATGCTACACAAAAAAGGTGCATATGGCTTATAGTGAGCATATTTTAAAGCGTAATATGCACCTACTTTGCGCAGCTTTTAATATCCCATACAATCAAGCCTATGATTATTATGCATCGCGAGGCAGTGCCTTTGGCGTGGATAAGGACGCTAGTGCACGCGTTAAGGAAGTTTTTATAGAATCTATCCCGCCAGATTCTATAAAAAGCCATAAAACGCAATATGTGCTTTTAGTGCTTGAATCATCTCTAGAATCTAAAAGCTATCCTGTGAGCTTATTTGCTGAAGTTATAGAGCAGCTTTGCGTGCATAGGCACATTTATATACTGCTTTTGTGGCATAATAGCAATAAGGCTAAGATATTAAAGACCTCCTTTGCTAATGTGCATAATGTCGTGCTGCTCCCACATCTTAACTTAAATGAGGTGAAAGCATTAATGCAAAAGATAGATGTAACCATTGGCGGTGATACTGGCATTACACATTTAGCATGGGCTATGCAGAGGGCTTCTCTTACACTTTATGGCAATACTCCGCCTAAGCGATTTGCGCTAAATGGTGAGCATAATCGCTTTTTGTGTGGGAGTGAAAATCCAAACTATAAAAAAGATGATTTTAGCATTGCTCATATTTTGCCAAGCGCTGTGTATGAAAGCGCTATGATGATTTTGCAAGATGTGGGGCAAAGCAAGATTTGCAGCGATATACAATGA
- a CDS encoding Ppx/GppA phosphatase family protein produces MAKITSVIDIGSNSVRMAIFRKTSRFAFHLIYEIKSKVRISEGCYESGGVLGEVPMNRAILVLREFVQISKAQKSRKIFCVATSALRDAPNAKVFLDRARRECGLSIKVIDGKKEALYGGIACANLSHYKDGITMDIGGGSTECALIEEGKIVDLISLNIGTIRLKELFFDKKNNIQGARDYIEQQLKSVPAHFKHSRVFGVGGTIRALSKMIMKHKKYPIQEVHGYEVDVAQNLKFFEKISQSSEDKLESMGVTQDRIDNIRSGSLILQMFLAQFGTKQIVTSGVGVREGVYLSDLLRGHKNTFPKALNPSVSAIEDRFMLDKKNAEMTRRESLKIFDALFPIHKLDAHCKNLLNTASYLSSIGRILNFYNANYHGSYFLLNALEYGFSHAERMSICLLVEYSGKKIPQNESIAGISDMMPKLLSLQWLSFMLALAESICRSEDNVQIRYEYVKPKTLKIYTLAELYLARENIAKLHKPEPLQIEFVRAQ; encoded by the coding sequence ATGGCAAAAATTACCTCTGTGATAGATATTGGCTCAAATTCCGTCCGTATGGCAATTTTTCGCAAAACTTCGCGTTTTGCTTTTCACCTTATTTATGAGATTAAATCAAAGGTAAGAATTTCGGAGGGCTGCTATGAATCTGGCGGCGTGCTTGGCGAAGTGCCGATGAATCGCGCCATTTTGGTGCTAAGAGAATTTGTCCAAATTAGTAAAGCCCAAAAATCGCGCAAAATCTTTTGCGTAGCTACTTCTGCTCTGCGTGATGCGCCAAATGCAAAAGTCTTTTTGGATAGAGCAAGGAGAGAGTGCGGGCTTTCTATTAAAGTCATTGATGGTAAAAAGGAGGCGCTTTATGGGGGCATAGCGTGTGCTAATTTGTCTCACTATAAAGATGGCATTACTATGGACATAGGCGGGGGTAGCACAGAGTGTGCGCTCATTGAAGAAGGCAAAATCGTTGATTTAATTTCGCTTAATATTGGCACTATTCGCCTAAAAGAGCTATTTTTTGATAAGAAAAATAATATACAAGGCGCTAGAGACTACATTGAGCAGCAGCTCAAAAGCGTGCCTGCGCATTTTAAGCATAGTCGTGTATTTGGCGTGGGTGGGACTATACGTGCATTGTCAAAAATGATAATGAAGCATAAAAAATACCCCATACAAGAAGTGCATGGCTATGAAGTTGATGTCGCACAGAATCTGAAGTTTTTTGAAAAGATTTCGCAATCTAGCGAGGATAAATTAGAATCTATGGGCGTAACACAAGATAGAATCGATAATATCCGCAGTGGCTCGCTTATTTTGCAGATGTTTCTTGCGCAATTTGGCACAAAGCAAATCGTTACAAGCGGTGTGGGCGTGCGCGAAGGAGTGTATTTAAGCGATTTATTACGCGGACATAAAAATACCTTCCCTAAAGCCCTCAATCCTTCGGTGAGCGCTATAGAAGACCGCTTTATGCTTGATAAAAAAAACGCAGAAATGACGCGCAGAGAATCTCTAAAAATTTTTGATGCGCTTTTCCCCATTCATAAACTTGATGCGCATTGTAAAAATCTTTTAAATACAGCCTCGTATCTCTCTAGCATTGGGCGGATTCTTAATTTTTATAACGCAAATTATCATGGCTCATATTTTTTGCTCAATGCCTTAGAATATGGCTTTTCACATGCCGAGCGTATGAGTATTTGCCTGCTTGTAGAATATAGTGGGAAAAAAATCCCACAAAATGAGAGCATAGCGGGCATAAGCGATATGATGCCAAAGCTTTTAAGCCTGCAGTGGCTAAGCTTTATGCTAGCCCTTGCGGAGAGCATTTGCCGCAGTGAAGATAATGTGCAAATTCGCTATGAATATGTAAAACCTAAAACCTTAAAGATTTATACGCTAGCAGAGCTGTATCTCGCGCGAGAGAATATTGCTAAACTTCACAAACCAGAGCCATTGCAGATTGAATTTGTAAGGGCGCAGTAG
- a CDS encoding YfhL family 4Fe-4S dicluster ferredoxin, protein MALMINNECIACDACAEECPNGAIEEGDPIYSIDPDICTECVGSYDEPSCLSVCPVDAIVPDPDNIESIEELKYKFETLQKGE, encoded by the coding sequence ATGGCTTTAATGATAAATAATGAATGTATTGCGTGCGATGCATGCGCTGAAGAATGCCCCAATGGAGCGATTGAGGAGGGAGACCCTATTTATAGTATTGACCCTGATATTTGCACAGAGTGCGTAGGCAGCTATGATGAACCTAGCTGCTTGTCTGTATGCCCCGTTGATGCCATAGTCCCAGACCCTGATAACATCGAAAGTATAGAGGAGTTAAAATATAAGTTTGAAACCCTACAAAAAGGGGAGTAA
- a CDS encoding Gfo/Idh/MocA family protein yields the protein MSAPISCAIIGYGYWGRNVAKACVKSPFFHLITIYDEDKAAQNQAYEDYKLALYESYGHILNDVNIESIFIITPPHTHFALTKAALEHKKHAFVEKPLTTNLKEAKALYDLAKTAQLCLYCDHIFLHSPAVNYLKQHIASFGEIVYINARRINLGLFQSNVDVIWDLAIHDLSIIDYLVGLHIHKVSTFATKYLNYPNDALANINIELESGIIVIINVSWLSPIKVREMIIGGSKKSAIYDETKKEKLTLFDTGVVIKDEFDKTSLYQKMVEYRIGTQESPQLSQAAPLDSSINFFANLILTQDIESNKAHVLRVMKALSLIESTQQR from the coding sequence ATGAGCGCACCTATTAGCTGTGCTATTATCGGCTATGGATATTGGGGGCGCAATGTCGCCAAAGCCTGCGTAAAAAGCCCTTTTTTTCATCTCATAACTATCTATGATGAAGATAAAGCTGCGCAAAATCAAGCCTATGAGGATTATAAGCTAGCCCTGTATGAAAGCTATGGGCATATTTTAAATGATGTAAATATAGAATCTATTTTTATCATCACGCCGCCACACACGCATTTTGCGCTTACTAAAGCTGCACTAGAGCATAAAAAACACGCCTTTGTAGAAAAACCCCTCACTACAAATCTCAAAGAAGCTAAAGCCCTGTATGATTTAGCCAAAACCGCGCAATTATGCCTCTATTGCGACCATATTTTTTTGCACTCGCCTGCGGTAAATTATCTAAAACAGCATATTGCTAGCTTTGGTGAGATTGTCTATATCAACGCGCGGCGCATTAACCTCGGGCTTTTTCAAAGCAATGTCGATGTGATTTGGGATTTGGCTATCCATGATTTAAGCATTATTGACTATCTTGTGGGTTTGCATATTCACAAAGTCTCTACCTTTGCTACAAAATACCTTAACTACCCAAACGACGCGCTAGCAAATATTAATATAGAGTTAGAATCTGGCATTATTGTTATCATTAATGTCTCATGGCTTAGCCCTATTAAAGTGCGTGAGATGATTATTGGCGGGAGCAAAAAAAGTGCTATTTATGATGAGACTAAAAAAGAAAAACTCACACTCTTTGATACGGGGGTGGTAATAAAAGATGAGTTTGATAAAACAAGCCTCTATCAGAAAATGGTAGAATACCGCATAGGCACGCAAGAATCCCCACAGCTCTCACAAGCTGCCCCGCTTGATAGCTCTATTAATTTTTTTGCCAATCTTATTTTAACGCAAGATATAGAATCTAATAAAGCCCATGTCCTACGAGTAATGAAAGCCCTAAGCCTTATAGAATCTACTCAACAACGCTAA
- a CDS encoding M16 family metallopeptidase → MKKWIFLALYIGGIMSAQDSIKEGAKLTSIEIRGVQVPFIFEQSKQLPVGSIEFIFVGGASDEQKDGLAALSSKILNEGTKQLGNVEFAKKLESKAISIYAGANLQTMSFEISYLKEFEDLSFEFFKDLLYNPNLTPNALNKVKMLTLNRLAREEDDFDSVASKNLYQILFKGTRMAIPLLGTKQSIESIELKDIEAFLKRNLVLSRLIVVAGGDVKEEALRQKIISTFSALPVGEGRQREYYKTSREVDSINVDKPTEQAFIYFGAPFDINNKEQNYIARVMSFILGGSGFGSRIMEEVRVKRGLAYSAYTRINLDGSADFMSGYLQTKLENKDEAIKVVKEVIRDFVDNGVNAQELSAAKAFLLGSEPLREETLSQRLNATFSNYFKGLPLNQHKKELELIRNLSLEELNAYIKAHREILDLSFSVVE, encoded by the coding sequence ATGAAAAAGTGGATATTTCTTGCATTATACATAGGAGGCATTATGAGCGCGCAAGATTCTATAAAAGAGGGAGCAAAGCTCACAAGCATTGAGATAAGGGGCGTGCAAGTGCCTTTTATTTTTGAGCAAAGCAAGCAATTGCCTGTGGGCAGCATAGAATTTATTTTTGTGGGCGGTGCGAGCGATGAGCAAAAAGATGGACTAGCAGCACTTAGCTCTAAGATTTTAAATGAAGGCACAAAGCAGCTAGGCAATGTGGAATTTGCTAAAAAATTAGAAAGTAAAGCCATAAGCATTTATGCGGGGGCGAATTTACAGACTATGAGCTTTGAAATCTCATATTTAAAGGAGTTTGAGGATTTAAGCTTTGAGTTTTTCAAAGATTTGCTTTATAATCCAAACCTTACGCCAAATGCGCTAAATAAAGTTAAAATGCTTACACTTAATCGCTTAGCAAGGGAGGAAGATGACTTTGATAGTGTGGCGAGTAAAAATCTTTATCAGATTCTCTTTAAAGGCACACGTATGGCAATACCGCTTTTAGGCACTAAGCAGAGTATAGAATCTATTGAGCTTAAGGATATAGAGGCGTTTTTAAAGCGTAATCTTGTGCTAAGTCGGCTTATTGTCGTAGCTGGCGGAGATGTGAAGGAGGAGGCTCTAAGGCAAAAGATTATTAGCACCTTTTCTGCGCTGCCTGTGGGAGAGGGCAGGCAGAGGGAGTATTATAAAACTTCGCGTGAGGTAGATTCTATAAATGTCGATAAACCCACAGAGCAGGCTTTCATATACTTTGGCGCGCCCTTTGATATTAACAATAAAGAGCAAAATTATATAGCGCGCGTGATGAGCTTTATACTTGGAGGCTCTGGCTTTGGCTCGCGCATAATGGAGGAAGTGCGTGTAAAAAGGGGGCTAGCGTATTCAGCCTATACGCGCATTAATTTAGATGGCTCGGCGGATTTTATGAGTGGATATTTGCAAACAAAGCTTGAAAATAAAGATGAGGCGATAAAGGTCGTAAAAGAAGTGATTAGGGATTTTGTAGATAATGGAGTGAATGCACAGGAATTAAGCGCGGCGAAAGCATTTTTGCTAGGTAGTGAGCCTCTGCGTGAGGAGACACTCTCCCAAAGGCTTAATGCGACATTTAGCAATTATTTTAAAGGCTTGCCGCTCAATCAGCATAAAAAGGAGCTAGAGCTTATACGCAACCTTAGCTTAGAAGAGCTAAATGCCTACATTAAGGCACATAGAGAGATTTTAGATTTGAGCTTTAGCGTTGTTGAGTAG
- a CDS encoding dehypoxanthine futalosine cyclase, whose amino-acid sequence MTDTFMHIEDTHKTKRISNAEILDLIRYGDLRELGQMASAIKAKLHPHKITTFVVDRNINYTNICWVDCKFCAFKRRLGEEGVYILSFEEIDKKIDELLEIGGTQILFQGGVHPKLKIEWYEELVSHIATKYPMITIHGFSAIEVNYIAKVSKISIPETLKRLQKAGLSSIPGAGAEILSDRVRDVIAPKKLDTKEWLEVHREAHRIGMKSTATMMFGSVENDEDIVAHWDCLRQLQDEFGGFRAFIMWSFQPDNTPLQKEFPNIHKASSNRYLRLLACSRIYLDNFMNIQSSWVTQGSYIGQLALLFGANDLGSTMMEENVVSSAGVCNSMNQQEMIELIKDIGENPAKRNTAYEILERF is encoded by the coding sequence ATGACAGATACATTTATGCATATTGAAGATACTCATAAAACAAAGCGTATAAGTAATGCTGAAATTCTAGATTTAATCCGCTATGGGGATTTGCGTGAGCTAGGGCAAATGGCAAGCGCGATTAAGGCAAAATTACACCCACATAAAATCACTACCTTTGTGGTGGATAGAAATATAAACTATACTAATATTTGCTGGGTGGATTGCAAATTTTGCGCCTTTAAGCGCAGGCTTGGTGAAGAAGGCGTGTATATTTTAAGCTTTGAGGAAATTGATAAAAAAATTGATGAATTATTAGAGATTGGCGGCACGCAGATTCTATTTCAAGGTGGCGTGCACCCAAAGCTTAAAATTGAGTGGTATGAAGAGCTTGTATCACATATTGCTACTAAATATCCTATGATTACTATTCATGGCTTTTCGGCTATTGAGGTAAATTATATTGCAAAAGTATCTAAAATTTCTATCCCTGAAACTTTAAAAAGACTGCAAAAAGCAGGCTTATCCTCCATACCCGGTGCTGGTGCGGAAATATTGAGCGATAGGGTAAGAGATGTTATTGCACCCAAAAAGCTTGATACAAAAGAATGGCTAGAAGTGCATAGAGAAGCGCATCGCATAGGTATGAAAAGCACGGCTACGATGATGTTTGGCAGTGTGGAGAATGATGAAGATATTGTGGCGCATTGGGATTGTCTGCGGCAGCTGCAAGATGAATTTGGCGGCTTTAGGGCGTTTATTATGTGGAGTTTTCAGCCGGATAACACACCTTTACAAAAGGAGTTTCCAAACATTCACAAAGCCTCATCAAATCGTTATTTGCGCCTATTAGCCTGCAGCAGAATCTACCTTGATAATTTTATGAATATTCAAAGCAGCTGGGTTACGCAAGGCTCATACATTGGGCAGTTAGCTCTGCTCTTTGGCGCAAATGATTTAGGCAGCACTATGATGGAGGAAAATGTCGTTTCATCTGCTGGCGTGTGTAATTCTATGAATCAACAAGAGATGATTGAGCTTATCAAAGATATTGGCGAAAATCCTGCCAAACGCAACACAGCCTATGAGATTTTGGAGCGGTTTTAA
- the bamA gene encoding outer membrane protein assembly factor BamA translates to MRKVFCIMLLLWSVAWAKEISAIRYEGLSSISNVLADEIIGIKVGDNLDVAKVDKAVVALYSQGYFEDIYADFSDGVLTFYVKQKPKVASVEVKGYGSEQEKETLYSQIGIKKGDSYDETKLNRAKNVIRTVLEYQGYYGTVVEADMAKVGDDAYAITFNVNQGENIIIKNAQYDGREKLKVKELEELSANRAKQFMGWLWGRNDGKLRLADLEYDGARIQDAYMRKGFLDASVSQAFLDANFGDYSANLYYKIKEGERYKVSGIKIILHVPVIEEEELRKILKVKEGVYFNIEEVRADVESIRQKIADLGYAFARVSPDLDKDQEKAEVKVLYLIQVGQKVRINDVLISGNSRTADRIIRRELLLAPGDMYKLSDLRESENALKRLGYFGKVKIDERRVSESAMDLLVNVEEARTGELMFGLGYGSYDKLMVNASIRERNLFGTGQSGQIYADWSYRRQLVNVTLSNPRVLDSKYSASFSVFHSLYWNWDYREQTTGGSITAGRLLTNTLRASLGYTLSTTRVLDFYNADTEWLYRQYLTIDRPVKSAITPGLYFDNTDDYYFPKNGAIISAYMEYAGLGGDEQYTKFYGKMALYYHFKSLLGIDLIARYKTQAGAIIENGYVPITSKFYMGGISSVRGYQVSSLTPRDPSGAIRIGGNYMMTHSGELSYGILEKAQMRIALFTDYGMIGVDNLRDTVRASWGFAVEWVSPMGPIVLVFPRPINPQPNDRTSTFEFTMGTRF, encoded by the coding sequence ATGAGAAAAGTATTTTGCATTATGCTATTGCTGTGGAGTGTCGCGTGGGCAAAGGAGATTAGCGCGATTAGATATGAGGGGTTAAGCTCTATTTCAAATGTATTAGCTGATGAGATTATAGGCATTAAGGTGGGGGATAATCTTGATGTAGCAAAGGTTGATAAAGCTGTTGTGGCGTTGTATTCACAAGGGTATTTTGAGGATATTTATGCAGATTTTAGCGATGGGGTATTGACTTTTTATGTGAAGCAAAAGCCTAAAGTAGCAAGCGTTGAAGTCAAAGGCTATGGAAGTGAGCAAGAAAAAGAGACGCTGTATTCTCAAATTGGTATAAAAAAAGGTGATAGCTATGATGAGACTAAGCTTAATCGCGCCAAAAATGTCATACGCACGGTGCTAGAGTATCAAGGCTATTATGGCACGGTAGTAGAGGCTGATATGGCAAAAGTGGGCGATGATGCGTATGCGATTACTTTTAATGTCAATCAAGGTGAAAATATTATCATTAAAAATGCCCAATATGATGGCAGAGAAAAGCTCAAAGTCAAAGAGCTAGAGGAGCTAAGTGCTAATAGAGCAAAGCAGTTTATGGGCTGGCTGTGGGGGCGCAATGATGGTAAGCTAAGGTTAGCAGACTTAGAATATGATGGCGCTAGAATCCAAGATGCCTATATGCGAAAAGGCTTTTTAGATGCGAGCGTTTCTCAAGCTTTTTTAGATGCGAATTTTGGCGATTATAGTGCGAATTTGTATTATAAGATTAAGGAGGGGGAGCGGTATAAGGTTTCAGGCATTAAAATTATCCTGCATGTGCCTGTGATTGAGGAGGAGGAGCTGCGCAAGATTCTCAAAGTTAAAGAGGGCGTGTATTTTAATATCGAGGAAGTGCGCGCTGATGTGGAGAGTATCCGCCAAAAAATCGCAGATTTGGGCTATGCGTTTGCTAGAGTAAGCCCTGATTTAGACAAAGACCAAGAAAAAGCCGAAGTGAAAGTGCTTTATCTCATTCAAGTGGGACAAAAGGTAAGAATTAATGATGTGCTTATTTCTGGTAATTCTCGCACTGCAGATAGAATCATACGGCGTGAGCTGCTTTTAGCACCGGGCGATATGTATAAGCTTTCAGATTTAAGAGAATCTGAAAACGCACTCAAGCGGTTAGGATATTTTGGCAAAGTCAAAATTGATGAACGGCGTGTGAGTGAGAGCGCTATGGACTTGCTTGTGAATGTCGAGGAGGCACGCACGGGTGAGCTTATGTTTGGGCTTGGATATGGAAGCTATGATAAGCTTATGGTAAATGCCTCCATACGCGAGCGAAATCTCTTTGGCACAGGGCAGAGCGGGCAGATTTATGCTGACTGGAGCTATCGCAGGCAGCTTGTAAATGTTACTTTAAGCAATCCGCGTGTGCTAGATTCTAAATACAGCGCATCATTTAGCGTTTTTCACTCACTTTATTGGAATTGGGATTATAGGGAGCAAACTACAGGCGGGTCTATCACAGCTGGGCGACTGCTTACAAATACTTTGCGCGCTTCACTTGGCTATACGCTCTCCACCACGCGCGTTTTAGATTTTTACAATGCCGATACAGAGTGGCTTTATCGTCAATATCTCACAATTGATAGACCAGTCAAATCTGCCATTACGCCGGGCTTATACTTTGACAACACAGATGATTACTATTTCCCCAAAAATGGCGCGATTATTTCTGCGTATATGGAGTATGCTGGACTTGGCGGCGATGAGCAATATACAAAATTTTATGGCAAAATGGCGTTGTATTATCATTTTAAATCATTGCTAGGGATAGATTTAATTGCGCGTTACAAGACGCAGGCTGGAGCGATTATAGAAAATGGCTATGTGCCTATTACCTCGAAATTTTACATGGGAGGTATTTCTAGTGTGAGGGGGTATCAGGTAAGCTCTCTTACGCCTAGAGACCCTAGCGGGGCTATCCGCATTGGTGGAAACTATATGATGACGCATTCTGGTGAGTTAAGCTATGGTATTTTAGAAAAGGCACAAATGCGTATAGCTCTTTTTACGGATTATGGTATGATTGGTGTGGATAATCTTAGGGACACGGTAAGGGCGTCTTGGGGCTTTGCAGTTGAGTGGGTAAGCCCTATGGGACCCATTGTGCTTGTCTTTCCACGCCCGATTAATCCTCAACCAAATGATAGAACTTCAACTTTTGAATTTACTATGGGAACTAGATTCTAA
- a CDS encoding prephenate dehydrogenase, whose protein sequence is MKIGIIGLGLMGGSMGLALKKIGRIHNKEINRILGYDKNALHSQQALNLGLVDECVSLKEMWQCDVVFLSVPVDGIIDILAQITPQDVRKNMTLIDVGGAKTHILDSIPVWLRQYFVGAHPMCGTEFFGPKAAFEHLYENNIVILTDLEQSGEYQAELAKDIFIGIGMKILKMSAQEHDKHVALISHMPHIMSYALANATLAQENPQTILALVGGGFKSMSRISKSSPLMWRDIFKHNKDNVLEAMAYFQAKFDEARQLLENEDWDGLEAFMAHANTLQKFL, encoded by the coding sequence ATGAAAATAGGCATTATTGGACTAGGGCTTATGGGCGGCTCTATGGGATTGGCTCTTAAAAAAATAGGGCGCATTCATAATAAGGAAATTAATAGAATCTTAGGCTATGATAAAAATGCCTTGCATTCGCAGCAGGCTTTAAATCTAGGGCTTGTTGATGAATGTGTGAGCCTAAAAGAGATGTGGCAATGTGATGTGGTGTTTTTAAGCGTGCCAGTTGATGGGATTATAGATATTTTGGCGCAAATTACGCCACAAGATGTGCGCAAAAATATGACGCTTATTGATGTGGGTGGGGCAAAGACGCATATTTTAGATTCTATACCCGTATGGCTTAGGCAGTATTTTGTAGGCGCGCACCCTATGTGCGGGACGGAGTTTTTTGGTCCTAAGGCAGCTTTTGAACATTTGTATGAAAATAATATTGTGATTTTGACAGATTTAGAGCAAAGTGGGGAATATCAAGCAGAACTAGCAAAGGATATATTTATTGGCATTGGTATGAAGATTCTAAAAATGTCCGCACAAGAGCATGATAAGCATGTAGCCCTTATTTCTCATATGCCTCATATTATGAGCTATGCATTGGCTAATGCGACTTTAGCGCAGGAAAATCCACAAACTATTTTAGCCCTTGTGGGTGGGGGATTTAAATCTATGAGCAGAATCTCCAAAAGTTCGCCGCTTATGTGGAGAGATATTTTTAAGCATAATAAAGACAATGTGCTGGAGGCTATGGCGTATTTTCAGGCGAAATTTGATGAGGCAAGACAATTACTTGAAAATGAGGATTGGGACGGCTTAGAAGCGTTTATGGCGCATGCAAATACATTGCAGAAATTTTTGTAA
- a CDS encoding 16S rRNA (uracil(1498)-N(3))-methyltransferase, whose translation MQFLYHPNAKDALIELDSKNTHYLLKVRRMRIGEAINVRNLKDDMLYTYSIQNLHKNLLTLCLDSKKSAPSVITTRLHLLWAIIEPKVIEKALPLLNELGVWRISFFYAQYSQQHFTLNMQRMQHILIQSCQQCGRSSLMELDVFKDFKSICEAFSDFYAFDFGGEDCRDLDSIKADIRDNIWRVMIGTEGGFSPKERARFAKIITLNDTLILRSESACAFVASMAKML comes from the coding sequence ATGCAGTTTTTGTATCACCCTAACGCCAAAGACGCGCTCATAGAGCTAGATTCTAAAAATACGCATTATTTGCTTAAAGTGCGCCGTATGCGCATAGGGGAAGCTATAAATGTGCGTAATTTAAAAGATGATATGCTCTACACATATTCCATACAGAATCTGCATAAAAACTTACTTACTTTGTGCCTAGATTCTAAAAAAAGCGCGCCAAGCGTGATAACTACACGCCTGCATTTATTGTGGGCAATTATTGAACCAAAAGTGATTGAAAAAGCATTGCCATTGCTAAATGAACTAGGCGTGTGGCGCATTAGCTTTTTTTACGCGCAATATTCCCAGCAACATTTCACATTAAATATGCAAAGAATGCAGCATATTCTCATTCAGTCTTGCCAGCAATGTGGGCGTAGTAGCCTTATGGAACTTGATGTGTTTAAGGATTTTAAGAGTATATGCGAGGCATTTAGTGATTTTTACGCTTTTGATTTTGGTGGGGAGGATTGCAGGGATTTAGATTCTATAAAGGCAGATATAAGGGATAATATATGGCGCGTAATGATTGGCACAGAGGGTGGATTTAGCCCAAAAGAGCGGGCAAGATTTGCAAAAATCATAACTTTAAATGATACACTTATTTTACGCAGTGAGAGTGCGTGCGCGTTTGTGGCGAGCATGGCTAAAATGCTGTAA